A window from Candidatus Nitrospira neomarina encodes these proteins:
- a CDS encoding M23 family metallopeptidase, whose product MFVVSLLLASIFPIQIVPSAERNRPGANGHLSGKQGQVLWIDVPISQPKAKVSGLFLKRKIPFFPHGDTHFAGMVGIDMEDPPGMQELSITVHSDSGSDHLSYSVQIIKEDYSVQHLTLPKNTVDLDAKTLQRVQKEKKELAEAFHHIGTRPLWDGPFLEPVNGKVTGVFGSRRVINGQTRKPHSGEDIAAPKGTPVQAINKGIVAKTVDHFFSGKGVVLDHGVGLFSMYFHLSEVDVTSGQTIQKGEALGKVGATGRATGPHLHWGIHLNGSRINPYALTALPIAN is encoded by the coding sequence TTGTTTGTCGTTTCCCTGCTGCTCGCCAGCATTTTCCCTATTCAGATCGTTCCGAGTGCGGAACGGAACCGACCGGGTGCCAATGGCCATCTCAGCGGAAAACAGGGCCAAGTTCTCTGGATTGACGTGCCGATATCTCAACCTAAGGCCAAAGTAAGTGGCCTATTTCTCAAGAGGAAGATCCCCTTCTTCCCACATGGTGATACCCACTTTGCAGGCATGGTGGGAATCGACATGGAAGATCCACCGGGAATGCAGGAGTTGAGTATCACGGTCCATTCCGACTCCGGATCAGACCATCTTAGCTACTCCGTCCAAATCATCAAAGAAGACTATTCCGTCCAACACCTGACGCTCCCGAAGAATACAGTGGACCTTGACGCCAAAACTTTACAGCGCGTTCAAAAAGAAAAAAAAGAATTAGCAGAGGCCTTTCACCACATTGGCACACGTCCTTTATGGGACGGTCCGTTTCTTGAGCCTGTGAATGGGAAAGTCACTGGAGTTTTTGGCAGTCGTCGGGTGATTAATGGTCAAACCAGAAAACCCCACTCAGGAGAAGATATCGCGGCGCCAAAGGGTACTCCGGTTCAAGCCATTAACAAGGGTATCGTCGCGAAAACAGTCGATCACTTCTTCTCCGGAAAGGGTGTGGTCCTGGATCATGGGGTAGGCCTATTTTCCATGTACTTTCATCTCTCAGAGGTCGATGTCACTTCTGGCCAAACAATTCAGAAAGGAGAAGCCTTAGGCAAAGTCGGAGCCACAGGAAGAGCCACTGGCCCGCATCTCCATTGGGGCATACACTTAAATGGCTCCCGAATCAATCCATACGCATTGACCGCCCTCCCCATAGCCAATTAA